A genomic region of Mustela erminea isolate mMusErm1 chromosome 12, mMusErm1.Pri, whole genome shotgun sequence contains the following coding sequences:
- the LOC116569991 gene encoding LOW QUALITY PROTEIN: laforin-like (The sequence of the model RefSeq protein was modified relative to this genomic sequence to represent the inferred CDS: deleted 2 bases in 1 codon), producing MSRYRSSWWSRRCSSCDVELRLFFTPCEDAEQRREQGGAAAQLGRRSLFRFMEAAAARQGATTMAPSVRSPAEARRPRARALRAAGAERRCGDGGRGSSPAGGGGAGVGGGAGPTAPAPLPPAAAKGPAPQPRLQRLLPPPAPPSPPPGARSPLGRPRRRCCRRRLGLPGVTARAHRSRGRCCRSAEAQSAAAPGDPRRAVPWSFIHKKGPTTLLGARRMGLFIGQ from the exons ATGTCTAGGTACAGGTCGTCCTGGTGGTCCAGGCGGTGCAGTTCCTGCGACGTGGAGCTGCGGCTCTTCTTCACTCCTTGCGAGGACGCCGAGCAGCGCCGCGAGCAGGGGGGCGCGGCGGCCCAACTCGGCCGCCGCTCGCTCTTCCGCTTCATGGAGGCGGCCGCGGCCCGTCAGGGGGCCACGACCATGGCCCCGAGCGTCCGCTCGCCCGCCGAGGCC CGCCGGCCCCGCGCGCGGGCGCTCCGGGCGGCGGGCGCGGAACGGCGCTGCGGGGACGGCGGGCGCGGGTCGAGCCCGGCGGGAGGCGGCGGCGCAGGAGTCGGAGGAGGGGCCGGGCCCACCGCGCCTGCCCCGCTCCCTCCTGCGGCCGCCAAGGGACCCGCGCCGCAGCCCAGGCTACAGCGCCTCCTGCCGCCGCCGGCGCCCCCCAGCCCGCCCCCAGGTGCCCGCAGCCCGCTGGGGCGCCCGAGGCGACGGTGCTGCCGCCGGCGGCTGGGGCTGCCCGGGGTAACCGCGCGCGCCCACCGTAGCCGCGGACGCTGCTGCCGAAGCGCCGAAGCACAGTCGGCCGCGGCTCCCGGGGACCCCAGGAGGGCTGTTCCGTGGAGCTTCATTCACAAAAAAGGGCCCACAACCCTCCTCGGGGCCCGCAGAATGGGGCTTTTCATTGGTCAGTGA